A genomic segment from Leopardus geoffroyi isolate Oge1 chromosome A2, O.geoffroyi_Oge1_pat1.0, whole genome shotgun sequence encodes:
- the PRRT3 gene encoding proline-rich transmembrane protein 3, with translation MAPSPWGRVCGPLLLMLLLSLEPGPALGRRLPKPLEDSEPHLILGDDPQGPMGTEPHALDFLWQKSRDESPWNSNVPQVPAEEAPEAPADSPLGPALHGPKAAHRAQREGLPVTDDLQMARGPSSHGWTGPPDSQEPMEQEAPAPHPVGLPHLTFIPITPRLQLRIATVSPSPGPEESGGQMGQQPPKDEGLVAEAKIRVSEISPLDHQGPSQTLAPNLGTTKTPVLEEQGGGEEDFQEAAQSPLFTQQDPAAPHVGLVSPAEVASSQEPGPQPDLALAKSLPPTEELPLELPKKAGGGETWEVSLPSPSPKEADLSDVRSSPRPQPSGPPATETPDVQPKPEIAAMNGADPISPQRVRGALETPGTPKSLIPGPLDPGPTTNRTESPVGALQPDEAEEWPGRPQSHPPAPPVQAPSTSRRGLIRVTTQRALGQPPPPEPSASSMASAPATSPPANATAPPLRWGPLRRVLSFSWELHVYGVGVLFLLPALLALASLAAAPAGPRLALVAAVLVLIASGLRSAYMLADPYGSQARLGLRTGLVLYNLPFPLLLTALAALTLLGLGAGLPQQLQNPLLLGALALAHGVGLLTTDLLSVRPAFNLLAQGLSCAWGAAVALGTLCLCRRRLLDGPRGWDASPGPRLLAVAGALGLLASGLQLAAALWLYPGPGRVGRFSWAWWGVHFWLRLLELTWALTLALAAVAAARPRPPTEHACWAKLLRLACPTPSGKSEVPERPNNCYAGPSGVGAGSLDISKSLIRNPAEGGPPATPSSGAWGSAASLGRGPQGGPGLSRSSVGPAPSMSELDLRPPSPINLSRSIDAALFREHLVRDSVFRRCGLRGLSSPPPGGALRPRRGSHPDAELEGAVSSLLRGRCRSLSDVRVRGPVPPHVADEPDGAVSGSSMDSFSRGSLKISWNPWRHGLSSVDSLPLDELPSTVQLLPAPAPAPAPTPSRSGEAQSEVQPRCKPGDSRSASSDTIEL, from the exons ATGGCCCCCAGCCCATGGGGCCGTGTATGTGGCCCCCTACTGCTGATGCTGCTGCTCTCCCTGGAGcctggccctgctctgggccGGCGCCTTCCCAAGCCACTTGAGGACTCGGAACCACACCTGATCCTAGGAGATGACCCCCAGGGCCCTatgggcacagagccccatgcccTCGACTTCCTCTGGCAGAAGTCCAGAGATGAGAGCCCCTGGAACTCCAATGTCCCCCAGGTCCCTGCCGAGGAAGCACCTGAGGCGCCCGCAGATTCTCCCCTTGGCCCAGCCCTGCACGGACCTAAAGCAGCCCATAGGGCTCAGAGAGAAGGACTCCCAGTAACTGATGATCTCCAGATGGCTCGAGGGCCAAGTTCTCATGGCTGGACAGGACCTCCTGACTCACAGGAGCCTATGGAGCAAGAAGCACCAGCCCCCCATCCAGTGGGTCTCCCCCATCTCACTTTCATCCCCATAACTCCCAGACTCCAACTCAGGATAGCTACAGTttctccctccccagggccagAGGAATCTGGAGGCCAAATGGGACAACAACCACCTAAAGATGAGGGTCTGGTGGCCGAAGCCAAGATCAGAGTCTCAGAGATATCCCCCTTAGACCACCAGGGCCCTTCCCAGACTCTTGCCCCCAACTTGGGCACTACCAAGACGCCAGTGCTGGAAGAACAGGGTGGGGGCGAGGAGGACTTCCAGGAGGCAGCTCAAAGCCCCCTCTTCACCCAACAAGATCCAGCAGCCCCTCATGTTGGTTTGGTATCTCCAGCTGAGGTGGCATCCTCTCAGGAGCCTGGGCCGCAGCCAGACCTGGCATTGGCCAAAAGCCTTCCTCCTACTGAGGAGCTACCACTTGAGCTCCCCAAgaaggctggaggtggggagaccTGGGAAGTCAGTCTTCCAAGTCCCTCACCCAAAGAGGCTGATCTTTCTGATGTGAGGAGCTCACCAAGACCCCAGCCCTCAGGTCCCCCAGCCACAGAGACTCCTGACGTGCAACCTAAGCCAG AGATAGCAGCAATGAATGGAGCAGACCCCATCTCCCCCCAGCGGGTGAGAGGAGCACTGGAGACCCCAGGTACCCCCAAGTCCCTCATCCCTGGCCCCTTGGACCCTGGCCCAACTACAAATCGAACAGAGAGCCCTGTGGGAGCCCTGCAGCCAG ATGAAGCCGAGGAGTGGCCGGGGCGCCCCCAAAGCCATCCCCCAGCACCCCCAGTCCAGGCCCCCTCGACGTCACGCCGGGGCCTCATTCGGGTCACTACGCAGCGCGCCCTGGGCCAGCCACCCCCTCCGGAGCCCTCAGCCAGCTCCATGGCATCAGCCCCAGCCACCAGCCCCCCGGCCAATGCCACCGCCCCTCCCCTACGCTGGGGTCCCCTGCGGCGGGTGCTGAGCTTTTCCTGGGAGCTGCACGTctatggggtgggggtgctcttCCTGTTGCCCGCGTTGTTGGCACTGGCCTCACTGGCAGCTGCCCCTGCGGGGCCCCGGCTGGCTCTGGTGGCAGCGGTGCTGGTGCTCATAGCGTCGGGGCTTCGATCTGCCTACATGCTCGCGGACCCATACGGCTCTCAGGCACGGCTGGGCTTACGCACCGGCCTGGTGCTCTACAACCTGCCCTTCCCCTTGCTGCTCACTGCGCTGGCGGCCCTGACCCTACTCGGGCTGGGCGCGGGGCTGCCACAGCAGCTGCAAAACCCGCTCCTGCTGGGAGCGTTGGCGTTGGCGCACGGCGTGGGGTTGCTGACTACTGACCTGTTGTCAGTGAGGCCTGCGTTCAACCTCCTGGCTCAGGGCTTGTCTTGTGCCTGGGGCGCGGCCGTGGCTCTGGGCACACTCTGTCTGTGCCGTCGCCGCCTGCTGGACGGGCCGCGGGGCTGGGATGCCAGCCCGGGCCCGCGGCTGCTGGCCGTGGCCGGCGCGCTGGGGCTGCTGGCCAGTGGCTTGCAACTGGCAGCGGCGCTCTGGCTATACCCGGGCCCAGGTCGGGTGGGTCGCTTTTCGTGGGCCTGGTGGGGCGTCCACTTCTGGCTGCGCCTGCTGGAGCTGACATGGGCCCTCACCCTTGCGCTAGCCGCTGTAGCCGCCGCGCGGCCCAGGCCGCCCACAGAGCACGCTTGCTGGGCTAAGTTGCTGCGCCTGGCGTGCCCCACGCCCTCGGGCAAGAGCGAGGTGCCTGAGCGACCAAACAACTGCTATGCGGGGCCTAGTGGCGTGGGTGCAGGCAGCTTGGACATAAGCAAGAGCCTCATCCGCAACCCAGCAGAGGGTGGGCCGCCTGCCACGCCCAGTTCAGGCGCCTGGGGATCGGCTGCGTCGTTGGGCCGCGGTCCCCAGGGTGGCCCTGGACTGTCCCGCAGCAGCGTGGGGCCGGCGCCGTCGATGAGCGAGCTGGACCTGCGGCCGCCATCACCCATCAACTTGAGCCGCAGCATCGACGCCGCGCTGTTCCGAGAGCACTTGGTGCGAGACAGCGTTTTCCGGCGCTGTGGCCTGCGCGGTCTGTCCTCCCCGCCGCCCGGGGGCGCGCTGCGGCCGCGCCGGGGCAGCCACCCCGACGCCGAGCTCGAGGGCGCAGTCTCTTCGCTCCTGAGGGGCCGCTGCCGGTCTCTCAGCGACGTGCGCGTGCGCGGCCCGGTCCCACCACATGTCGCGGATGAACCTGACGGGGCGGTTTCTGGCAGCTCCATGGACAGCTTCTCCCGGGGCTCGCTCAAGATCAGCTGGAACCCGTGGCGTCACGGGCTGTCGTCGGTGGACAGTCTGCCCCTGGATGAGCTGCCCAGCACGGTGCAGCTactgcctgccccagcccctgctcctgcccccaccccctcccggtCCGGGGAAGCTCAGAGTGAGGTCCAGCCTCGCTGCAAGCCCGGGGACTCCCGCAGCGCCTCCAGTGACACCATCGAGCTCTGA